A region of Arabidopsis thaliana chromosome 5, partial sequence DNA encodes the following proteins:
- the NAC089 gene encoding NAC domain containing protein 89 (NAC domain containing protein 89 (NAC089); FUNCTIONS IN: sequence-specific DNA binding transcription factor activity; INVOLVED IN: multicellular organismal development, regulation of transcription; LOCATED IN: cellular_component unknown; EXPRESSED IN: 22 plant structures; EXPRESSED DURING: 12 growth stages; CONTAINS InterPro DOMAIN/s: No apical meristem (NAM) protein (InterPro:IPR003441); BEST Arabidopsis thaliana protein match is: NAC domain containing protein 60 (TAIR:AT3G44290.1); Has 30201 Blast hits to 17322 proteins in 780 species: Archae - 12; Bacteria - 1396; Metazoa - 17338; Fungi - 3422; Plants - 5037; Viruses - 0; Other Eukaryotes - 2996 (source: NCBI BLink).) translates to MDTKAVGVSKDTAASMEASTVFPGFKFSPTDVELISYYLKRKMDGLERSVEVIPDLEIYNFEPWDLPDKSIVKSDSEWFFFCARGKKYPHGSQNRRATKMGYWKATGKERDVKSGSEVIGTKRTLVFHIGRAPKGERTDWIMHEYCVKGVSLDDAMVVCRVRRNKEYNSGTSQKAPKPNSSAEKHAKVQNGATSSGSPSDWDNLVDFYLAGESGEKLLAEMAESSENLQVDNDEDFFADILRDEIINLDEAVMTGNTPNEVPTLESASMEIRVLPLPNMIDKQMSSLLEERPSQKKKGKDATESLSSCFVGLYSIKSVNKARWDVIIGVVALIAMLFYLE, encoded by the exons ATGGACACGAAGGCGGTTGGAGTTTCTAAGGATACGGCGGCGTCGATGGAAGCGTCGACGGTGTTTCCTGGGTTTAAATTCTCGCCGACGGATGTGGAGTTGATTTCGTATTACCTGAAGCGGAAGATGGATGGCTTGGAGAGGTCCGTTGAGGTTATACCGGACCTTGAGATTTACAATTTCGAGCCTTGGGATTTACCCG ATAAGTCGATTGTGAAATCTGATAGCGAGTGGTTCTTCTTCTGTGCGCGTGGGAAAAAGTATCCACATGGTTCACAGAACAGGAGAGCAACGAAGATGGGATACTGGAAAGCAACTGGGAAAGAGCGTGATGTGAAGTCTGGTTCTGAGGTCATTGGAACAAAGAGGACGCTTGTTTTCCATATTGGTCGTGCACCAAAAGGCGAAAGAACTGACTGGATTATGCACGAGTACTGCGTGAAAGGAGTATCTCTG GATGATGCTATGGTTGTTTGCCGGGTTAGGAGGAACAAAGAATACAATAGTGGTACAAGTCAGAAGGCACCAAAGCCAAATTCATCAGCCGAGAAGCATGCGAAAGTCCAAAATGGCGCTACGAGTTCAGGGAGCCCGTCTGATTGGGACAACTTGGTTGATTTTTACCTAGCAGGTGAATCAGGGGAGAAACTACTCGCTGAGATGGCAGAGTCATCAGAAAATCTACAG GTGGATAATGACGAGGATTTCTTTGCGGATATCCTAAGAGACGAAATCATCAATCTCGATGAAGCGGTGATGACAGGGAACACACCAAACGAAGTGCCAACACTAGAATCAGCATCAATGGAGATAAGGGTACTTCCTTTACCAAACATGATAGACAAACAAATGTCATCACTGTTAGAGGAAAGACCatcacagaagaagaaaggaaaagacgCCACGGAATCATTGTCGAGCTGCTTCGTGGGTTTATACTCGATCAAATCAGTGAACAAGGCACGATGGGATGTTATTATAGGTGTAGTGGCTCTGATAGCAATGTTGTTTTATCTAGAATAA
- a CDS encoding peptidyl-prolyl cis-trans isomerase G (unknown protein; FUNCTIONS IN: molecular_function unknown; INVOLVED IN: biological_process unknown; EXPRESSED IN: 22 plant structures; EXPRESSED DURING: 13 growth stages; BEST Arabidopsis thaliana protein match is: unknown protein (TAIR:AT3G44280.1); Has 30201 Blast hits to 17322 proteins in 780 species: Archae - 12; Bacteria - 1396; Metazoa - 17338; Fungi - 3422; Plants - 5037; Viruses - 0; Other Eukaryotes - 2996 (source: NCBI BLink).): protein MKFDFTVINRSFEWRQPLLELDAAPSLSQKHQQIAKREEAVKEKIILSQERHIQRLNDLVRSLQMQLQRCKGENETRNATETSHNNKQFIELERKHIVED from the exons ATGAAGTTTGATTTCACTGTGATAAATCGATCT TTTGAATGGAGGCAACCACTTCTTGAGCTTGATGCAGCTCCTAGCTTGTCTCAGAAACATCAGCAAATTGCAAAGAGGGAAGAAGCTGTCAAGGAGAAG ATCATCTTGTCACAAGAGAGACATATCCAGAGGCTAAACGACCTTGTACGAAGTCTTCAAATGCAGTTACAGCGATGCAAAGGAGAGAACGAGACACGAAACGCCACTGAAACCTCCCATAATAACAAACAGTTCATTGAGCTCGAGAGGAAACACATCGTGGAAGACTAG
- the NIT4 gene encoding nitrilase 4 gives MKGPVTWAFTWVNLIANKPNNCPEVERLALMAKKYKVYLVMGVIEREGYTLYCTVLFFDSQGLFLGKHRKLMPTALERCIWGFGDGSTIPVFDTPIGKIGAAICWENRMPSLRTAMYAKGIEIYCAPTADSRETWLASMTHIALEGGCFVLSANQFCRRKDYPSPPEYMFSGSEESLTPDSVVCAGGSSIISPLGIVLAGPNYRGEALITADLDLGDIARAKFDFDVVGHYSRPEVFSLNIREHPRKAVSFKTSKVMEDESV, from the exons ATGAAAGGCCCAGTGACTTGGGCTTTCACATGGGTCAATCTCATAGCCAATAAACCCAACAATT GCCCTGAAGTGGAACGATTAGCGTTAATGGCCAAGAAGTACAAAGTATACTTGGTTATGGGTGTGATAGAGAGGGAAGGCTACACGCTATACTGCACCGTTCTTTTCTTCGATTCACAAGGTCTGTTCTTAGGTAAGCACCGCAAACTCATGCCTACAGCTCTTGAACGTTGCATTTGGGGATTTGGAGATGGATCAACCATCCCTGTGTTCGATACTCCTATTGGGAAAATCGGTGCTGCTATTTGTTGGGAAAATAGGATGCCTTCTTTGAGAACCGCAATGTATGCCAAAG gcaTTGAGATTTATTGTGCACCTACTGCTGATTCAAGAGAAACTTGGCTAGCATCAATGACTCATATTGCACTTGAGGGtggatgttttgttttgtcagcTAACCAGTTTTGTCGTCGGAAAGACTATCCTTCTCCGCCGGAATACATGTTTTCCGGTTCAGAAGAGAGCCTAACACCGGACTCTGTTGTCTGCGCTGGTGGAAGCTCTATCATTTCACCTTTGGGAATTGTTTTAGCTGGACCAAACTATAGAGGAGAAGCTCTTATCACAGCTGATCTAg ATCTTGGGGACATAGCACGAGccaagtttgattttgatgtggTCGGACATTACTCGAGGCCTGAAGTGTTTAGCTTGAACATAAGGGAGCATCCGAGAAAAGCGGTCAGCTTCAAGACGTCAAAGGTAATGGAAGATGAATCCGTCTAA
- the NIT4 gene encoding nitrilase 4 (nitrilase 4 (NIT4); CONTAINS InterPro DOMAIN/s: Nitrilase/cyanide hydratase and apolipoprotein N-acyltransferase (InterPro:IPR003010), Nitrilase/cyanide hydratase, conserved site (InterPro:IPR000132); BEST Arabidopsis thaliana protein match is: nitrilase 3 (TAIR:AT3G44320.1); Has 7653 Blast hits to 7575 proteins in 1747 species: Archae - 162; Bacteria - 5078; Metazoa - 407; Fungi - 539; Plants - 330; Viruses - 11; Other Eukaryotes - 1126 (source: NCBI BLink).) produces the protein MSMQQETSHMTAAPQTNGHQIFPEIDMSAGDSSSIVRATVVQASTVFYDTPATLDKAERLLSEAAENGSQLVVFPEAFIGGYPRGSTFELAIGSRTAKGRDDFRKYHASAIDVPGPEVERLALMAKKYKVYLVMGVIEREGYTLYCTVLFFDSQGLFLGKHRKLMPTALERCIWGFGDGSTIPVFDTPIGKIGAAICWENRMPSLRTAMYAKGIEIYCAPTADSRETWLASMTHIALEGGCFVLSANQFCRRKDYPSPPEYMFSGSEESLTPDSVVCAGGSSIISPLGIVLAGPNYRGEALITADLDLGDIARAKFDFDVVGHYSRPEVFSLNIREHPRKAVSFKTSKVMEDESV, from the exons ATGTCCATGCAACAAGAAACGTCTCACATGACGGCGGCTCCACAGACCAACGGCCATCAAATCTTCCCTGAGATTGACATGTCCGCCGGCGATTCCTCCTCCATCGTACGAGCTACAGTCGTCCAAGCCTCTACAGTCTTCTACGATACTCCCGCCACGCTAG ATAAGGCAGAGAGACTGCTTTCTGAGGCAGCGGAGAATGGATCTCAGCTAGTGGTGTTCCCGGAGGCTTTCATCGGTGGATATCCACGTGGCTCTACCTTTGAATTGGCTATTGGTTCTCGTACCGCTAAAGGACGAGATGACTTTCGCAAGTACCATGCTTCTGCCATTGATGTTCCTG GCCCTGAAGTGGAACGATTAGCGTTAATGGCCAAGAAGTACAAAGTATACTTGGTTATGGGTGTGATAGAGAGGGAAGGCTACACGCTATACTGCACCGTTCTTTTCTTCGATTCACAAGGTCTGTTCTTAGGTAAGCACCGCAAACTCATGCCTACAGCTCTTGAACGTTGCATTTGGGGATTTGGAGATGGATCAACCATCCCTGTGTTCGATACTCCTATTGGGAAAATCGGTGCTGCTATTTGTTGGGAAAATAGGATGCCTTCTTTGAGAACCGCAATGTATGCCAAAG gcaTTGAGATTTATTGTGCACCTACTGCTGATTCAAGAGAAACTTGGCTAGCATCAATGACTCATATTGCACTTGAGGGtggatgttttgttttgtcagcTAACCAGTTTTGTCGTCGGAAAGACTATCCTTCTCCGCCGGAATACATGTTTTCCGGTTCAGAAGAGAGCCTAACACCGGACTCTGTTGTCTGCGCTGGTGGAAGCTCTATCATTTCACCTTTGGGAATTGTTTTAGCTGGACCAAACTATAGAGGAGAAGCTCTTATCACAGCTGATCTAg ATCTTGGGGACATAGCACGAGccaagtttgattttgatgtggTCGGACATTACTCGAGGCCTGAAGTGTTTAGCTTGAACATAAGGGAGCATCCGAGAAAAGCGGTCAGCTTCAAGACGTCAAAGGTAATGGAAGATGAATCCGTCTAA
- a CDS encoding peptidyl-prolyl cis-trans isomerase G (unknown protein; FUNCTIONS IN: molecular_function unknown; INVOLVED IN: biological_process unknown; LOCATED IN: endomembrane system; EXPRESSED IN: 22 plant structures; EXPRESSED DURING: 13 growth stages.), protein MSRPIMLVFLLVILIVTSQFEWRQPLLELDAAPSLSQKHQQIAKREEAVKEKMRLVEKHRLIGLATLKFHWMYDEPHNFSIILNLKIEEDLSILSLLIVTDHLVTRETYPEAKRPCTKSSNAVTAMQRRERDTKRH, encoded by the exons ATGTCGAGGCCGATCATGCTAGTCTTTCTTCTGGTTATACTTATAGTCACTTCTCAGTTTGAATGGAGGCAACCACTTCTTGAGCTTGATGCAGCTCCTAGCTTGTCTCAGAAACATCAGCAAATTGCAAAGAGGGAAGAAGCTGTCAAGGAGAAG ATGAGGTTAGTGGAGAAACATAGACTTATTGGTCTTGCAACCTTAAAGTTCCATTGGATGTATGACGAACCTCATAACTTCAGCATAATTTTGAACctgaaaatagaagaagacCTGTCAATTCTTAGTTTGTTAATCGTTACAGATCATCTTGTCACAAGAGAGACATATCCAGAGGCTAAACGACCTTGTACGAAGTCTTCAAATGCAGTTACAGCGATGCAAAGGAGAGAACGAGACACGAAACGCCACTGA
- the NAC089 gene encoding NAC domain containing protein 89 encodes MGYWKATGKERDVKSGSEVIGTKRTLVFHIGRAPKGERTDWIMHEYCVKGVSLDDAMVVCRVRRNKEYNSGTSQKAPKPNSSAEKHAKVQNGATSSGSPSDWDNLVDFYLAGESGEKLLAEMAESSENLQVDNDEDFFADILRDEIINLDEAVMTGNTPNEVPTLESASMEIRVLPLPNMIDKQMSSLLEERPSQKKKGKDATESLSSCFVGLYSIKSVNKARWDVIIGVVALIAMLFYLE; translated from the exons ATGGGATACTGGAAAGCAACTGGGAAAGAGCGTGATGTGAAGTCTGGTTCTGAGGTCATTGGAACAAAGAGGACGCTTGTTTTCCATATTGGTCGTGCACCAAAAGGCGAAAGAACTGACTGGATTATGCACGAGTACTGCGTGAAAGGAGTATCTCTG GATGATGCTATGGTTGTTTGCCGGGTTAGGAGGAACAAAGAATACAATAGTGGTACAAGTCAGAAGGCACCAAAGCCAAATTCATCAGCCGAGAAGCATGCGAAAGTCCAAAATGGCGCTACGAGTTCAGGGAGCCCGTCTGATTGGGACAACTTGGTTGATTTTTACCTAGCAGGTGAATCAGGGGAGAAACTACTCGCTGAGATGGCAGAGTCATCAGAAAATCTACAG GTGGATAATGACGAGGATTTCTTTGCGGATATCCTAAGAGACGAAATCATCAATCTCGATGAAGCGGTGATGACAGGGAACACACCAAACGAAGTGCCAACACTAGAATCAGCATCAATGGAGATAAGGGTACTTCCTTTACCAAACATGATAGACAAACAAATGTCATCACTGTTAGAGGAAAGACCatcacagaagaagaaaggaaaagacgCCACGGAATCATTGTCGAGCTGCTTCGTGGGTTTATACTCGATCAAATCAGTGAACAAGGCACGATGGGATGTTATTATAGGTGTAGTGGCTCTGATAGCAATGTTGTTTTATCTAGAATAA
- a CDS encoding peptidyl-prolyl cis-trans isomerase G (unknown protein; FUNCTIONS IN: molecular_function unknown; INVOLVED IN: biological_process unknown; LOCATED IN: endomembrane system; EXPRESSED IN: 22 plant structures; EXPRESSED DURING: 13 growth stages; BEST Arabidopsis thaliana protein match is: unknown protein (TAIR:AT3G44280.1); Has 82 Blast hits to 82 proteins in 13 species: Archae - 0; Bacteria - 0; Metazoa - 0; Fungi - 0; Plants - 82; Viruses - 0; Other Eukaryotes - 0 (source: NCBI BLink).), which produces MSRPIMLVFLLVILIVTSQFEWRQPLLELDAAPSLSQKHQQIAKREEAVKEKIILSQERHIQRLNDLVRSLQMQLQRCKGENETRNATETSHNNKQFIELERKHIVED; this is translated from the exons ATGTCGAGGCCGATCATGCTAGTCTTTCTTCTGGTTATACTTATAGTCACTTCTCAGTTTGAATGGAGGCAACCACTTCTTGAGCTTGATGCAGCTCCTAGCTTGTCTCAGAAACATCAGCAAATTGCAAAGAGGGAAGAAGCTGTCAAGGAGAAG ATCATCTTGTCACAAGAGAGACATATCCAGAGGCTAAACGACCTTGTACGAAGTCTTCAAATGCAGTTACAGCGATGCAAAGGAGAGAACGAGACACGAAACGCCACTGAAACCTCCCATAATAACAAACAGTTCATTGAGCTCGAGAGGAAACACATCGTGGAAGACTAG
- a CDS encoding uncharacterized protein (unknown protein; BEST Arabidopsis thaliana protein match is: unknown protein (TAIR:AT3G11600.1); Has 136 Blast hits to 136 proteins in 15 species: Archae - 0; Bacteria - 0; Metazoa - 0; Fungi - 0; Plants - 136; Viruses - 0; Other Eukaryotes - 0 (source: NCBI BLink).), with protein sequence MNQEAASNLGLDLKLNISPSLDSSLLTESSSSSLCSEEAEGGGGEAKSMVVVGCPNCIMYIITSLENDPRCPRCNSHVLLDFLTGNHSKKSTS encoded by the coding sequence ATGAATCAAGAAGCTGCGAGTAACCTTGGACTTGATCTGAAACTAAATATTTCACCGTCGTTGGATTCATCTTTGCTCACTGAGAGTTCATCGTCATCGTTATGCTCGGAGGAAGCTGAgggtggaggaggagaggcTAAATCAATGGTGGTCGTTGGCTGCCCTAATTGCATCATGTACATCATCACTTCTTTAGAGAATGACCCTAGATGCCCTAGATGCAACAGCCATGTTTTGCTTGATTTTCTCACAGGAAACCATAGCAAGAAGAGCactagttaa